From the genome of Zalophus californianus isolate mZalCal1 chromosome 6, mZalCal1.pri.v2, whole genome shotgun sequence, one region includes:
- the TMEM202 gene encoding transmembrane protein 202, whose amino-acid sequence METREHLVLTFYNPKAPKIQGNRNYQRPTLPISKHPSATIPPQRRQHHVDQTHIYIRMFCGSLCGFGLLMLFCTTPLNWVQFLVVKNGLELYAGLWISCNHELCWSRTPKPPYYLQFSRAFFLISLFSTLVTLGWLISSCLPRRGSLITTNLDLKVSILSFISAISLLLCLVLFLAQVHWHAKDALEPDLLWAYHINWWSDFLYMFSGIISFLNYITFRFPSLDRNVSAIPIEQSRLGVGPVTTVVPDEDERLKSDKESPVEEEKTAPEAEP is encoded by the exons ATGGAGACGAGGGAACACTTAGTCTTGACCTTCTATAATCCTAAGGCTCCCAAAATTCAGGGGAATCGGAACTACCAAAGG CCTACCCTCCCCATCAGCAAACATCCGAGTGCCACGATACCACCCCAGAGGCGGCAGCACCATGTGGATCAGACACACATCTACATCCGAATGTTCTGTGGCAGCCTGTGTGGTTTTGGTCTCCTAATGCTCTTCTGCACAACCCCACTGAACTGGGTACAGTTCCTGGTGGTCAAGAATGGCCTTGAACTCTACGCAGGACTCTGGATCTCATGCAACCATGAGCTGTGCTGGAGCCGCACACCCAAACCGCCCT ATTACCTTCAGTTTTCCAGGGCTTTCTTCcttatctctctcttctccacacTCGTTACCCTTGGCTGGCTCATCAGCTCTTGCCTGCCTAGAAGAGGAAGCTTAATAACCACCAACTTGGATCTGAAGGTATCCATACTCAGCTTCATCTCAG CCatctccctgctcctctgcctcGTCCTATTTCTGGCACAGGTTCACTGGCATGCTAAGGATGCCTTGGAGCCAGATCTCCTATGGGCCTATCATATTAATTGGTGGAGTGACTTCTTATACATGTTTTCTG GGATCATCTCCTTCCTCAACTACATAACTTTCAGATTTCCTTCCCTTGATCGAAATGTCAGTGCGATTCCCATAGAGCAGTCAAGGCTGGGGGTTGGTCCAGTGACTACAGTAGTACCTGATGAAGATGAAAGGTTAAAGTCTGATAAGGAATCTCCAgttgaggaagagaaaacagccCCAGAAGCAGAACCGTGA